One region of Alcanivorax sediminis genomic DNA includes:
- a CDS encoding DUF3482 domain-containing protein — protein sequence MDSNGNSDRSTENIDDRQSDSTLPRFAVVGHPNKGKSSVVATLAQNDSIAIAMEPGTTRDSHRYPMKVDEVTLYELIDTPGFQRPRKVLAWLQGHSLSASDRAETVAAFVTQHRDDPRYHDECELLRPIVEGAGIIYVVDGSVPYNREHEAEMNILRWAGRPSLALINQIGSDDYSADWEAALGQYFQIVRRFDAVRAPFEKHLELLRSFGELAPNWREPLDAALEYLQAIRFGRDHQALEHIADALIEMLGHQETARLGEFEAAGPLQPRLRQRWQAWQREREQRLRHSVEDLYQYRRLQRQESDLLLPDDDDLFGERTRQLWGISKGQLAAAGFGAGAVGGVGLDAVTLGHSLGTGALIGGLLGAAGSYYYSDKLTKVKLGPLSGGFREAIYGPLKDPQFGYVVLGRALVHWYQISQRNHAGRDVLVVTDSDAHWLDALSRSDRNGLQKSLQALARRRFEPSKRQRLIEQLELAQQAFSQWQLSEFSSAR from the coding sequence ATGGATTCGAACGGCAATAGTGACCGCAGCACAGAGAACATCGACGACCGGCAGAGTGATAGCACCCTGCCCCGCTTTGCGGTGGTTGGCCACCCCAACAAGGGGAAATCCAGTGTGGTCGCGACCCTGGCCCAGAACGACTCCATCGCCATCGCCATGGAGCCCGGCACCACCCGTGACAGTCATCGCTATCCCATGAAAGTGGATGAGGTCACCCTCTACGAGCTCATCGATACGCCTGGATTCCAGCGCCCCCGCAAAGTGCTGGCATGGCTGCAGGGACACAGCCTGTCTGCTTCGGATCGTGCTGAAACCGTGGCGGCTTTCGTCACCCAGCATCGCGACGACCCGCGTTATCACGACGAATGTGAGCTGCTGCGTCCGATTGTGGAGGGGGCCGGCATTATCTATGTGGTAGATGGGTCGGTGCCGTATAACCGCGAGCACGAGGCAGAGATGAACATCCTGCGCTGGGCTGGCCGTCCCAGCCTGGCGCTGATCAACCAGATTGGCAGTGATGACTACAGTGCGGACTGGGAAGCGGCGCTTGGCCAGTATTTCCAGATTGTGCGGCGTTTTGATGCGGTGCGGGCACCGTTCGAGAAACACCTGGAACTACTGCGTAGTTTCGGCGAACTTGCGCCCAACTGGCGCGAACCTCTTGATGCGGCACTGGAATACCTGCAGGCGATCCGGTTTGGACGTGATCATCAGGCCCTGGAGCATATCGCCGATGCCCTGATCGAGATGCTGGGCCATCAGGAAACTGCCCGGCTGGGCGAGTTCGAGGCTGCCGGTCCGTTACAGCCCCGGTTGCGTCAGCGCTGGCAGGCGTGGCAGCGCGAGCGGGAGCAGCGTCTGCGACACAGTGTGGAAGATCTCTACCAGTACCGCCGCCTGCAGCGCCAGGAATCGGATCTGTTGCTGCCCGACGATGATGACCTGTTCGGGGAGCGTACCCGCCAGCTATGGGGCATTAGCAAGGGGCAGTTAGCCGCGGCCGGCTTTGGTGCCGGGGCCGTGGGTGGTGTCGGCCTTGATGCGGTGACGCTGGGGCACTCGCTGGGCACCGGAGCCCTGATTGGCGGCTTGTTGGGGGCGGCGGGGAGCTATTATTACAGTGACAAACTCACCAAGGTAAAGCTGGGCCCACTCAGCGGGGGCTTCCGGGAAGCCATTTACGGGCCGCTCAAGGACCCCCAGTTTGGTTATGTGGTGCTGGGCCGGGCGCTGGTGCACTGGTATCAGATCAGCCAGCGCAATCATGCCGGGCGCGATGTGCTGGTGGTCACTGACAGCGATGCTCATTGGTTGGATGCATTGTCGCGCAGTGATCGCAATGGCTTGCAGAAGTCACTGCAAGCCCTGGCCAGACGCCGTTTTGAACCGAGCAAGCGGCAGCGCCTGATCGAGCAGCTGGAGCTGGCCCAGCAGGCGTTTTCCCAGTGGCAGTTGAGCGAATTTTCCTCAGCACGCTAG
- a CDS encoding DUF2868 domain-containing protein yields MTQSLTRLLDFDDQFRRDSQQPQAFLHRRDRRFAQQQQTQKRPLTVTAWLAELHALNDQRQRDGHDPRLRRWRQARWIFAALGAVLGAAFMAGLLVYDGSRQINVTLLLVLIALQLAFAVLTSLQAWLGWQPWSSLLGRTGEDGDPLQSLRPALSARIAHTGGLLFALSGLLTLLVMVLVQDLAFGWSTTLQASSHSYHQLVSLIALPWQALWPDAVPSAELVAASQYYRLGQGSATNPALLGTWWPFVLMAWLTYVLLPRVVLLLLAALQLRWQAAAALRRHPGYASLLFRFESPWVETRGEDEAPREPAPVQVSVAPLPASATLIHWAGAGHGSSALVSSLSRDGAPLQLRAGGNSSLEEDAAALRQAGERREPVILIARGWEPPTAELSDFVQDARVQWPAGTLLALVPLADEQGEALKDAGLLAQWQRFVERQNDSLLLLSAPQ; encoded by the coding sequence TTGACGCAATCCCTGACCCGATTGCTGGATTTCGATGATCAGTTTCGTCGTGACAGCCAGCAGCCCCAGGCTTTTCTGCACCGTCGTGATCGACGCTTTGCCCAGCAACAGCAGACGCAAAAGCGTCCATTGACGGTGACGGCCTGGCTAGCCGAACTTCATGCCCTCAATGACCAGCGTCAGCGCGACGGCCATGATCCCCGTCTGCGCCGCTGGCGTCAGGCGCGCTGGATCTTTGCCGCGCTGGGCGCGGTATTGGGTGCGGCCTTCATGGCAGGCTTGCTGGTTTACGACGGCAGCCGCCAGATCAATGTGACCCTGTTACTGGTGCTGATCGCCTTGCAGCTCGCCTTTGCCGTGCTCACCAGCCTGCAAGCCTGGCTGGGCTGGCAGCCCTGGAGTAGCCTGTTGGGACGTACCGGGGAAGACGGGGATCCATTACAGTCTCTGCGCCCTGCTCTGTCCGCCCGCATCGCTCACACCGGTGGCCTCCTGTTTGCCCTCAGCGGCTTGCTGACGCTGCTGGTGATGGTGCTGGTACAGGACCTGGCGTTTGGCTGGAGCACGACGCTGCAGGCATCGTCGCATAGCTATCACCAGTTGGTATCGCTCATCGCGCTTCCCTGGCAGGCCCTCTGGCCCGATGCAGTCCCCAGCGCGGAGCTGGTGGCCGCCTCGCAGTATTATCGGCTGGGCCAGGGCTCAGCGACGAACCCGGCACTGTTAGGGACCTGGTGGCCCTTTGTGTTAATGGCCTGGCTCACCTATGTGTTGCTGCCCAGAGTGGTGTTGCTGCTGCTGGCGGCCTTGCAGTTACGCTGGCAGGCAGCGGCGGCGCTGCGTCGCCACCCCGGGTATGCGTCCCTGTTGTTCCGCTTCGAAAGCCCCTGGGTGGAGACTCGTGGTGAAGATGAAGCGCCCCGGGAGCCCGCCCCGGTGCAGGTGTCGGTGGCGCCTTTGCCGGCATCGGCCACCCTGATCCACTGGGCCGGCGCCGGGCATGGCAGTAGCGCGTTGGTCTCAAGCTTGAGCCGGGATGGGGCGCCACTGCAGTTGCGCGCAGGCGGCAACAGCAGCCTGGAGGAAGATGCCGCCGCCCTGCGTCAGGCGGGCGAGCGTCGAGAGCCGGTGATCCTGATCGCGCGGGGCTGGGAGCCGCCCACCGCCGAGCTCAGTGACTTTGTACAGGATGCCCGCGTGCAGTGGCCTGCCGGCACCCTGCTGGCGCTGGTGCCGCTGGCCGACGAGCAGGGCGAAGCGCTGAAAGACGCCGGTTTGCTGGCCCAGTGGCAACGCTTTGTGGAGCGCCAGAACGACAGCCTTCTGCTGCTGAGTGCGCCGCAGTGA
- a CDS encoding ATP-binding protein encodes MTAPQPIDWRTLPAAIWRGRNGTLRPVPKPDPVRLDDLLGIDTQKQKIIQNTERFLAGKPCNHVLLWGSRGTGKSSIVKALLNEYAHKGLRVIEVDKDDLHDLPEIVDDIRDRGQRFIIYCDDLSFEDGENQYKHLKSVLEGSLELPPENVRIYATSNRRHLLPEYMSDNAESRVVNGELHHGDAVEEKISLADRFGLGLSFYPISEPQYFAIVDHLFGEVKHRQQLHIRARRFSIEKGVRSGRTARQFYNQFVGEF; translated from the coding sequence ATGACCGCACCCCAACCCATCGACTGGCGCACCCTGCCGGCCGCCATCTGGCGCGGCCGCAACGGCACCCTGCGACCAGTGCCCAAACCGGATCCCGTGCGCCTGGATGACCTGCTCGGCATTGATACCCAGAAGCAGAAAATCATTCAGAACACGGAACGTTTTCTGGCCGGAAAACCCTGTAATCATGTGCTGCTGTGGGGTAGCCGGGGCACCGGCAAGTCCTCTATCGTCAAGGCGCTGCTGAATGAATATGCCCACAAGGGGCTACGAGTCATTGAGGTGGACAAGGACGACCTGCATGACCTGCCCGAGATCGTGGATGACATCCGTGACCGTGGCCAACGTTTCATCATTTACTGCGATGATCTGTCGTTTGAGGATGGCGAAAACCAGTACAAACATTTGAAAAGTGTTCTTGAAGGTTCGCTGGAGCTACCGCCGGAAAACGTGCGTATCTACGCTACCAGTAATCGCCGTCATTTGTTGCCTGAATACATGAGTGACAACGCTGAGTCTCGCGTGGTTAACGGAGAGCTGCATCATGGCGATGCGGTGGAAGAAAAAATTTCCCTGGCGGATCGATTCGGGCTCGGGTTGAGTTTTTATCCAATCAGCGAACCACAATATTTCGCGATCGTGGATCATCTTTTTGGCGAGGTAAAGCATCGTCAGCAACTGCACATTCGCGCGCGACGCTTCTCTATTGAAAAGGGGGTGCGTTCCGGTCGTACGGCAAGGCAGTTTTACAATCAGTTTGTCGGGGAGTTTTGA
- a CDS encoding alpha/beta hydrolase — protein MSPVALERVALKSLMLLPRPVLSRLAAGVETRGRDHLDPHMRFLLALSSAKPTLNSASVPEARKLYQDMIALMDVAEQSLPVVVDHQVPVEGDASILVRRYRPENAPRLAPAILFFHGGGFTVGGVEEYDRLCRYIAVHTNAVVLSVDYRLAPEHPSPTGANDGLAAWRWLLDNTAALGLDPDRLAVMGDSAGGNLSAVVSQQARLAGLPVPALQVLIYPTTDAELKHPSVQSLGQGFGLDLPLLTWFRSHFITDPAMMEDYRLSPLRNPDLADLPPAILVTATDPLRDEGLEYGDKLRRAGVDVTSLDYPQLVHGFITMGGVIPAARKAVDAICDATARQLKASRV, from the coding sequence ATGAGCCCTGTTGCCCTGGAGCGCGTTGCGCTGAAGTCCCTGATGCTGCTGCCGCGGCCGGTTTTGTCCCGTCTGGCGGCTGGCGTGGAAACCCGGGGGCGTGATCATCTCGACCCGCACATGCGCTTTCTGTTGGCTCTCAGCAGTGCCAAACCGACCTTGAACAGTGCCTCTGTGCCCGAAGCACGCAAGCTGTATCAGGACATGATCGCGCTGATGGATGTGGCAGAGCAGTCGCTGCCAGTGGTGGTGGATCATCAGGTGCCGGTGGAAGGCGATGCCTCCATTCTGGTACGCCGCTACCGTCCGGAAAATGCCCCGCGACTGGCTCCGGCCATTCTGTTCTTCCACGGCGGCGGCTTTACCGTGGGAGGCGTGGAAGAATACGACCGCCTGTGTCGCTACATCGCCGTGCATACCAATGCGGTGGTATTGAGTGTGGATTATCGCCTTGCACCGGAGCATCCCTCCCCCACGGGTGCCAACGATGGTCTGGCGGCCTGGCGTTGGCTGCTGGACAACACGGCGGCACTGGGGCTCGATCCGGATCGACTGGCCGTCATGGGTGACAGTGCGGGCGGTAATTTGAGTGCGGTTGTATCCCAGCAGGCCAGGCTGGCCGGGTTGCCCGTGCCGGCCCTACAGGTACTGATTTACCCGACCACTGATGCCGAGTTGAAGCACCCGTCTGTTCAGAGCCTGGGGCAGGGGTTTGGGCTCGATTTGCCGCTGCTGACCTGGTTCCGCAGTCACTTCATCACGGACCCGGCGATGATGGAAGATTACCGGTTGTCGCCGCTGCGTAACCCGGACCTGGCGGACCTGCCGCCGGCAATTCTGGTCACCGCTACGGATCCGCTGCGTGATGAGGGCCTGGAATACGGTGACAAGCTGCGCCGGGCCGGTGTCGACGTTACCAGTCTGGATTATCCGCAGCTGGTTCATGGATTTATCACCATGGGCGGGGTGATCCCGGCGGCCAGAAAGGCAGTGGATGCGATCTGCGACGCCACAGCAAGGCAGCTCAAAGCCTCCCGCGTCTGA
- a CDS encoding outer membrane beta-barrel protein, giving the protein MRYWMLIGLLFSPALWAADEAEETQGPRIAHFQDSRYGYAAANLMHFNLDYDEYELTPSGLGLRLGGMVDENWGVELRLATGPSPDTRRTETRRYKVDYTVEHVGALLATGKWSFQSPVTLPGLDPYIDSFFVQGFAGVADVKVKTETRRCNALGCRTDTDRNDDTSLAFGAAMGLRTAYNIGLSLQYMQYVDKDYITVSAVEGGLEWYF; this is encoded by the coding sequence ATGCGTTACTGGATGCTTATCGGGCTGCTGTTCAGTCCTGCCCTGTGGGCGGCAGATGAAGCCGAAGAGACTCAAGGCCCCCGGATAGCTCACTTTCAGGATTCGCGCTACGGCTATGCTGCAGCCAACCTGATGCACTTCAACCTGGATTACGACGAATACGAATTGACCCCCTCTGGGCTGGGATTGCGCCTGGGAGGCATGGTCGATGAGAACTGGGGGGTGGAGTTGCGTTTGGCCACCGGCCCCTCACCTGACACCCGCCGCACGGAAACCCGCCGCTACAAGGTGGATTACACCGTCGAGCACGTGGGTGCCCTGCTGGCGACGGGCAAGTGGTCGTTTCAGTCGCCGGTAACATTGCCGGGACTGGACCCCTACATCGACAGCTTCTTCGTGCAAGGCTTCGCCGGAGTGGCGGACGTGAAGGTGAAAACCGAGACCCGCCGTTGCAATGCACTGGGTTGCCGCACCGACACTGATCGCAATGATGATACCAGCCTGGCCTTTGGTGCGGCGATGGGGCTGAGGACGGCCTACAACATTGGCTTGAGCCTTCAGTACATGCAGTACGTGGACAAGGACTACATCACCGTCTCCGCCGTTGAAGGCGGCCTTGAGTGGTATTTCTGA
- a CDS encoding homoserine kinase, giving the protein MSVYTPLDASQMSQVLRPFGFTLVGYRGASHGIENSTFLIEAEDSQGQPRALVLTVFESLDQAAVRPYLHLLSQLATDRQLPVPGPLNDDQGQWQISVAGKPAVLMPRLPGEHDFAVDDDRCRQVGALLARLHQCDTTALLPLPNERQRLNTLAAQLGKLPQEQQARARALLSDWQASPVGATLIHGDLFRDNLLWQDGKISALLDFYNACLDDPEYDLAVTLNDWCVDSAGQPLANREQALLEAYRANGGRINDARLTQALAVAALRFWLSRLAGPVAEHSEGQGSKDPEEFARIYGWRVKALNG; this is encoded by the coding sequence ATGTCTGTCTATACCCCGCTTGATGCTTCCCAGATGTCACAGGTGCTAAGGCCGTTTGGCTTTACGCTGGTGGGTTACCGGGGAGCCAGCCACGGCATTGAAAACAGCACTTTCCTGATTGAGGCCGAGGACAGCCAGGGCCAGCCACGGGCCCTGGTCCTGACCGTGTTCGAAAGTCTGGATCAAGCCGCAGTGCGTCCGTATCTGCATCTGCTGTCCCAGCTCGCGACCGACCGGCAACTGCCCGTTCCAGGCCCCCTCAACGATGATCAGGGGCAATGGCAGATCAGCGTCGCCGGCAAACCGGCCGTACTGATGCCACGCCTGCCCGGCGAACATGATTTTGCGGTGGATGACGACCGCTGCCGTCAGGTGGGCGCGCTACTGGCGCGGCTGCATCAGTGCGACACGACGGCATTGCTACCACTGCCAAACGAACGCCAACGGCTGAACACGCTGGCCGCACAGCTCGGCAAGCTTCCGCAGGAGCAACAGGCCCGCGCCCGCGCCTTGTTGAGTGACTGGCAGGCCAGCCCCGTCGGCGCCACCTTGATCCACGGTGATCTGTTCCGAGACAACCTGCTGTGGCAAGACGGCAAGATCAGCGCCCTGCTGGATTTCTACAACGCCTGCCTGGATGATCCCGAATACGATCTGGCAGTGACCCTGAACGACTGGTGTGTGGACAGCGCCGGGCAACCGCTAGCCAACCGGGAGCAAGCCCTCTTAGAGGCCTATCGGGCCAACGGTGGCCGCATCAACGACGCCCGCCTGACACAGGCGCTGGCGGTGGCCGCCCTGCGCTTCTGGCTATCCCGCCTGGCCGGACCAGTGGCCGAACACAGTGAAGGGCAGGGCAGCAAGGACCCGGAAGAGTTCGCAAGGATTTATGGGTGGCGAGTGAAGGCCCTGAACGGCTGA
- a CDS encoding cellulase-like family protein has protein sequence MPQPLAIARWDLSWLLHRDIRDGAFASLERVLDETQLRGFNALSLDPCPHLIATPDNGVHLDRCELMPAGGPAVEVKIRSALRHLMQSTHERGMKVWFSSRFINDSRARRSFVRRPEDFVSVWSDTLALVSDWGYLDDVVGLDFCYQFPSLPAAHGVTRRVFQRSPERPLPSHWSEQANRRLEDYLLEIPRALHALFPSVPVGMSTTVALSERLRQLDTSELDFLDFSLWLDDDPRYRLASGESMPMSGLLSRFASPMKQLLLDAAGNHWQRRLEDQLNRRMAFTRLRRMHPVLSEGFVNQPRDLRRLPTGWADLHEMMVVNALTQGVEALTPSSLACPDYPWLWQEQEYLAHLNQMILAGSA, from the coding sequence ATGCCTCAACCCTTGGCAATAGCTCGCTGGGATTTATCCTGGCTACTGCACCGCGATATTCGCGATGGTGCCTTTGCCTCGTTGGAGCGTGTCCTCGATGAAACCCAGCTGCGTGGCTTTAATGCGCTCAGCCTGGATCCCTGTCCCCACCTGATCGCTACGCCGGACAATGGCGTTCATCTGGATCGCTGCGAGCTGATGCCCGCTGGCGGTCCCGCTGTGGAAGTGAAAATCCGCAGCGCCCTCAGGCACCTCATGCAGTCCACCCACGAGCGTGGCATGAAGGTGTGGTTCAGCAGCCGCTTTATCAACGACAGCCGTGCCCGCCGCTCCTTTGTGCGCCGTCCGGAAGATTTTGTGTCGGTGTGGAGTGATACCCTGGCGCTGGTGTCCGACTGGGGTTATCTGGATGATGTCGTCGGGCTCGACTTCTGCTACCAGTTTCCGTCCCTGCCGGCAGCACACGGGGTTACCCGGCGGGTGTTTCAGCGTTCTCCGGAGCGGCCGCTGCCGTCTCACTGGTCGGAGCAGGCCAATCGCCGACTGGAAGACTATCTGCTGGAGATTCCCCGTGCCCTGCATGCCCTGTTTCCGTCTGTGCCGGTGGGGATGAGCACCACCGTCGCCTTGAGTGAGCGTCTGCGGCAACTGGATACCAGTGAGCTGGACTTCCTCGATTTCAGCCTGTGGCTGGATGATGATCCGCGTTACCGGCTAGCCAGTGGCGAATCCATGCCCATGTCCGGCCTGCTCAGCCGTTTCGCCAGTCCGATGAAGCAGCTGCTGCTGGATGCGGCGGGCAATCACTGGCAGCGGCGGCTGGAAGACCAGCTAAACCGGCGCATGGCCTTCACCCGGCTGCGGCGTATGCACCCGGTGCTGAGCGAGGGGTTCGTCAACCAGCCCCGCGATCTGCGCAGACTGCCCACCGGCTGGGCTGACCTGCACGAAATGATGGTGGTGAACGCTCTCACTCAGGGTGTGGAAGCCCTCACTCCCAGCTCGCTGGCCTGCCCGGATTACCCCTGGCTCTGGCAGGAACAGGAGTACCTGGCGCATTTGAACCAGATGATTCTGGCGGGTAGCGCCTGA
- a CDS encoding metal ABC transporter substrate-binding protein: protein MRRLWLTSLLLLCSPAWSQTIVASVEPLSKLIRSLYGPEVEVVTLMQANQNPHQLALSPRQAMLVKQADLMVWLGAAVEAPLAPLVARRDRPAVALLDLPDVVRRDGGGHDHEGHGDDHAQDNAYLDPHLWLSVANMILLSDAIAAAMPTGLADLQPAQWQEQARQRQQNLRDRVASFAAVPWLTYHHPWGYLTDPLGLAEPVVVSQQLDAGPGSRRFVALAAEIRERGVQCMVREPEARTAMLQRLCAGCRVEALDPLGRDQPALSYLDWLDHLGSGFERCLQERK, encoded by the coding sequence ATGCGCCGTCTTTGGCTGACATCCTTGCTCCTGCTTTGCTCCCCCGCCTGGAGCCAGACTATTGTGGCCAGTGTGGAGCCTCTGTCGAAGCTGATCCGTAGTCTGTATGGCCCGGAGGTCGAGGTGGTGACCCTGATGCAGGCCAACCAGAACCCCCACCAGCTGGCGCTGTCCCCGCGTCAGGCGATGCTGGTGAAGCAGGCTGACCTGATGGTGTGGCTGGGCGCGGCGGTGGAAGCGCCGCTGGCGCCGCTGGTCGCCCGGCGAGACAGGCCTGCAGTCGCGCTGCTGGATCTGCCGGACGTGGTCCGTCGCGATGGCGGTGGCCATGATCATGAGGGGCACGGGGATGATCATGCTCAGGATAATGCCTATCTGGATCCGCACCTGTGGCTATCTGTGGCGAACATGATCCTGTTATCCGACGCGATTGCGGCAGCCATGCCCACGGGGCTGGCGGACCTGCAGCCCGCGCAATGGCAGGAGCAGGCACGGCAGCGTCAGCAGAATCTGCGTGACCGTGTGGCTTCGTTTGCCGCGGTTCCCTGGCTCACCTATCACCACCCCTGGGGGTATCTCACCGACCCGCTGGGGCTGGCGGAGCCGGTGGTGGTTAGCCAGCAGCTGGATGCCGGGCCGGGCAGCCGCCGGTTTGTCGCCCTGGCCGCCGAGATTCGTGAGCGTGGTGTGCAATGCATGGTCCGCGAGCCAGAAGCGCGCACCGCGATGTTGCAGCGCCTGTGCGCAGGTTGCAGGGTGGAGGCGCTGGATCCGCTGGGTCGTGATCAGCCTGCGCTGTCGTACCTGGACTGGCTGGATCATCTGGGGAGCGGGTTTGAGCGCTGTCTGCAGGAGAGAAAGTGA
- the znuC gene encoding zinc ABC transporter ATP-binding protein ZnuC, with product MSDPLVQVESVSVTLGGTSVLSDVSLNLAPGRITTLIGPNGAGKSTLARVVLGLVKADHGSVTRRKGLRIGYMPQQIQVDDSLPLTVDRFLWLAATGPTAARRSALERAGVAHLRRRAVQQLSGGEMQRVLLARALLRKPDLLVLDEPAQGVDVAGQNALYGLLKDVRDELGCAILLISHDLHLVMAATDEVICLQRHVCCSGNPETVSRDPAYHELFGPAAGTPNLALYTHDHDHDHDLHGNAHHHHDHEGPCNHD from the coding sequence ATGTCGGACCCCCTTGTTCAGGTTGAGTCAGTCTCTGTCACGCTCGGTGGCACTTCGGTGCTGTCCGATGTGAGCCTGAACCTGGCCCCCGGGCGCATCACCACCCTGATCGGACCCAATGGTGCTGGCAAGAGCACGCTGGCGCGGGTGGTACTGGGACTGGTAAAAGCCGACCACGGTTCCGTGACCCGCCGCAAAGGGCTGCGTATCGGTTACATGCCACAGCAGATCCAGGTGGACGACAGCCTGCCACTGACCGTGGATCGTTTCCTCTGGCTGGCGGCTACGGGTCCCACCGCTGCACGCCGCTCTGCGCTGGAGCGGGCCGGGGTAGCGCATCTGCGCCGTCGTGCCGTGCAACAGCTCTCCGGCGGTGAGATGCAGCGAGTGCTGCTGGCCCGCGCCCTGCTGCGTAAACCGGACCTGCTGGTGCTGGATGAACCCGCCCAGGGCGTGGATGTGGCCGGCCAGAATGCGCTCTACGGTTTGCTCAAGGATGTCCGTGATGAACTGGGCTGCGCCATCCTGCTGATCTCCCATGACCTGCATCTGGTGATGGCGGCCACGGATGAGGTGATCTGCCTGCAACGCCATGTGTGCTGTTCCGGTAACCCGGAGACAGTGAGCCGCGACCCGGCCTACCACGAGCTGTTCGGCCCGGCCGCCGGCACCCCGAATCTGGCGTTGTATACCCACGATCATGATCACGACCATGACCTGCACGGTAACGCCCACCATCACCACGACCACGAAGGCCCCTGCAACCATGATTGA
- the znuB gene encoding zinc ABC transporter permease subunit ZnuB codes for MIELLLPPLLAGLAVALVSGPMGAFVVWRRMAFFGDTLAHGALLGAALGLAMDINLYLAVVAVCLGLAAALTGLQRQRQLASDTLLGIVAHTTLALGVIAISLQTGIQVDLFAYLFGDLLAVGWQDVIGLWSGAVVILMLMLWQWRALLSITVSEELAQVEGVAVQRTRLLLMLLLALLIAGAIRTVGVLLITSLLVIPAASARRLTHTPAQMAAVASLLGTLSVLAGLTVSWFANTPVGPSIVVAASGLFVLTLLRKTS; via the coding sequence ATGATTGAACTGCTGCTGCCCCCGCTGCTTGCCGGCCTGGCCGTGGCGCTGGTGTCCGGCCCCATGGGTGCCTTTGTGGTCTGGCGCCGCATGGCCTTCTTTGGTGACACCCTGGCTCATGGCGCTCTGCTGGGGGCCGCTCTGGGCCTGGCCATGGATATCAACCTGTATCTGGCCGTGGTGGCAGTCTGTCTGGGACTCGCTGCTGCGCTGACCGGATTGCAACGGCAGCGGCAGCTGGCCAGTGACACCTTGCTTGGCATCGTTGCTCACACCACCCTGGCGCTGGGCGTAATCGCCATCAGCCTGCAGACAGGCATTCAGGTGGACCTGTTCGCCTATCTGTTCGGCGACCTGCTCGCCGTGGGCTGGCAGGATGTGATCGGCCTGTGGAGCGGCGCGGTTGTCATCCTGATGTTGATGCTGTGGCAATGGCGCGCCCTGCTGAGCATCACCGTCAGCGAGGAACTGGCACAGGTGGAAGGGGTGGCAGTGCAACGCACCCGCCTGCTGCTGATGCTGTTGCTGGCGCTACTCATCGCTGGCGCCATCCGTACCGTCGGTGTCCTGCTGATTACTTCCCTGCTGGTCATTCCCGCGGCCAGTGCCCGAAGACTGACCCATACCCCCGCGCAGATGGCCGCAGTGGCAAGCCTGCTTGGCACCCTGTCGGTACTGGCCGGGCTGACGGTGAGCTGGTTTGCCAATACCCCGGTAGGCCCCTCCATTGTGGTGGCCGCCAGCGGGTTGTTTGTGTTGACGTTGCTGCGGAAAACCTCGTAG